The Plasmodium gaboni strain SY75 chromosome 3, whole genome shotgun sequence genome includes the window taaaaggGAGGTGGACTTGGAAGGTCATGATCATATGCTAGATATTTTTAGAGAAGATAAAATGAGAGGAATTAAAAATGGGGTGGATAAACATGACAttaacaataaaataaataataataataataataataataatagtaataataataattattattattatagtAGTAGTTGTTGCTATGGTAGGGGGGAAGACCAAATGAAACCAATTATAAAGAACAATATTTTGATAAACAATATGAGTGGCATAGATAACTATATACATACTAATAGACATGATCtaattataaaagaagataataataaattacaACAGAATAAGATATCTTCAAACGATGACAcattaaatgaatattcGTCATTTGTAGGTAGTTTAAATATGAACACGAAGATATtgaaaaacaaattattagagatgaaaaaaaaaaattatttaaatatgaaCGGGCATGATAAAATGTTGAAGGATGCAAGTGAAAGGACAAATAAAATTGTCAACAAAGAGAATCATCTTGTTGTCAATAAGGAGAATCATCTTGTTGTCAATAAGGAGAATCATCTTGTTGTCAATAAGGAGAATCATCTTGTTTgtaataagaataataatgttGTTTCTAATAAGatagaaaaatatgtaGATGCTTTCTCGTCACATATAGCAACAGACAGTAAGAGAAAAAGAAAGTGCgaattattatcattccAAGACAGTTCTATGGATATATCAAATTTAGATACTTCACAGTTTGAAATAGATCTTTCTCATAGCGAGATACAAAACGAAATGTGTAAAGAAAATagtttttttaaatatcAGCTAGAAAATAAACTAGTATTAGCAttagaaaaagaaataaaagatgaagaaaaaaatttgcAAAATGAACTAGATGAAAGTAATTCGTATATGTTTATAGATAGTGTTGACAAAGgattattaaataaaaaacaaagtagagatattaaaaatattaaagataTTAAAGATATTAAAGATATTAAAGATATTAAAGATATTAAAAGTAAACACTGCATGGATGCAAATAAAGatacttatatattaagatataaaaatgacAAATGTCTAAGAAGGAAAAAAGGGATATCACAAAATAAATtacttataaaaaagaaaaggacaaaaattaaaagtaatgagaaaaaaagaagaattaattgttttttaaaattatataaaagaaataatataaaaagaatattcATAGAGATAGCGCTTGGAGATTATGTAGATGTGAAATTGTGTAATTTGAATGATAAGACtgttatattaaaaaatgaaataaaagatatgACAAGAGGGGAAGTATATTTggattttttaaataaagatgataatatgaataatatgaataatattaataatatgaataatatgaataatattaataatatccATAGTATCAATAATGAACAGGTGgtgataaaaaaaaaaagagaatCGAATAATGTAACCCCCCATAgtaaacataataataaaaagaattattgtaataatatttttggAGCTCATTCATTACAAAATAGACATACGATTACACCAGAAGTATCAtctaaatttttatttacgagcatgaaaaattattttcataagTCTAATAATTCAATGGGTATAAACAAAACAAGTGGTTCTAATATTTTTAGACATACCATGTGTGTGGTAAGtgatataaaagataaagataaaaataaaaatataaatataaaagatacaaataaaaatataaaagatacacataaaaatataaaagatacatataatattaattataaagaaCAAACTTCCAAACCTTTAACTAATAAATTGTTCATATCAAAAAAAGAAGGTGATAGTCATATTGCATCATCCAAAAAAAGgaatgatgataatataaaggtgataaaaaaaattaatgcATCAACTCAAAAAGTAAgtgaaaaaagaaataataataatataaatataaatatacaaggagttaaaaacaaaagtaaatatattctatCAAAAACGGATTCGATGAAAATAAAGGGgattcataaaaataaaaataaaattaacgataaaatattcaaaaaggagataaagaaaaatattatttgtaaacaaaaaaaagggAAGAATAAAGGGCACATAAAAACAcataaagataatattaacatatataaagGAGAAGCAGATCATATTGAACATCCGAGTTGCCATTTGAAAgatatcaaaaaaaataaaactaAAACTAAAACTAAAACTAATGGTAATAGTAAAAGTAATAGTAAAagtaatagtaatattttggaagaatatatagaggatgatacaaataattatgatattattCAAGAATCTGGAAGTGATCTATATGTAAGTTGTGATGAGGGttgttataaaaatggagatatatataacatggaaattataaataatgtgaataatatacaaaaaatagataaaaattataatggTATGGATTATAAAGATAATTCAATGAAGAATGATAAAAATCAGATGAAAGATGAAATTAAACTATTACTTTGCTCGTCCtcagaaaaaaaaaaaaaacaaaaaaaaaaaaaaaattcatatatacCATTAACAATAACAAGTAGGAAGACAATAGCTTACCCAATTAGtgagaagaaaaataatgttaaaaataaattgCCTATTTCAAAAAGAAATACATATGTAACATATTCTAATGTGGATGATATAgagaataataaaaaaaaaggagaggataaaaaaaaaatcagGAGTGATAATCATGTAGGGCTAGAAAAGTTTCTAAATGAAATGTCTGAAATgtttgaaaaaaaaaaaaaaaaaattaaaaagaataatataaatgaaaatataaacaaaataaataatataaataatataaacaaaataaacaaaattaacaaaataaataatataaacaaaataaatagtataaatagtataaataatgtaaaGACATATCAagaggaaaaaaaaaaaataaagaacaATGTTACTGTTTTAAGGAACAAATTAAATGACAAATgtaaaaaagaaaaagtcggattaaaaaaaaaaaaaatagaaagGAAAAACACCACACtttctataaaaaaacatgATGATAGTATAAAGAAAAGGAAtgaaaaaggaaataaaataataaagaataataaatgtgTATGCTTAAAAAACAAGGGGACTcaaatagaaaataaaaaaaatggtaTCATTATAGGaggaaaaaaaacaaatcAATTATTAAGGATGAAAAAGGGAAAGCATCAAAATAAAGtggaaaataatataaataatgtaaaagatgtaaaaaatgtaaaaaatgtaaaaaatatatataatttaaataatttacataatacaaataatttacataatacaaataatatatcaaacGAATTcgaaaaaaagaaaataaacatacattattttaaaaaaggTATAAAGGATAAGATAGAAAATATGGGGAATATAAAAGTGTCGAGagatatagaaaaaaagagaaagaacaatcttataaataataaagagGAAGGGTTGTTGCATGAATGTTTAATAAATGTTGAGAAAATCAAAGgtgaacatatatatgagTGGTATAAAAAGTTTATAAACAATTCGgatgaaaaagaaaagttGAATATAGATGATTCAAAAAATTACAATAACAATATGTGtgatcatataaaaaataaaatcgatgttgtaaatataattcCTACAAGTGATACTAGAcaagataataataaaataaataaaatgatgaaaaatatatcaatgCAATATTTGACACAACCTTGTGCAGATTTATCTACATCTTTGaaaggaaatataaatgaaaagaaaaatataataaatgataaacATGAAGGGATATATACAAAGCATGACAATCTTAATCAACAAATTGAACGGCATGTTAAACGACATGTTAAACGACATGTTGACAAATCTATATGTCATCAGGATGAGAATAAAAGAAAGATAATTCAATTTAAAGGTGTAGAGAATAAAACTCCTCATACCTTTTTAccatttaaaaatgataagaataaaacatatttaGAAATACTAAAAGATgttaattatataaataataagaCAGAAATACAacataatattacaaaCAAGAGACATATTGAGAATAGGTTTTCTGTTGATGTACctcataatataaattataaaaatatagatcATTATAATGGAGAAAATAgaatattatcatcacaaaaacaaaataataataataataataatattaattattataaaaataattctacctcatatttaataaatcaGGTTGATTCTTTAAATCCTTTTAAAGGGGTTgtcaaaaaaaatgatgataaagaaaagaaaaaaatcGAATCAATTTGTGAATCTGAGGGGAATAAAAAGTCTCAATGcttaataaataataaaacattatatGTTACATACCCAGAAAAAAACAGTTCGTCATGTTATGAAAATACTTATGATTATATcaatcatataaaatatgagtgtggaaataaaaataatgatattaaaaGGAACACTAATTGTCAATATATGACGAACGAAcagaataataataacaagTGTGTTGAGAAGAATAaaatggatatatatacaaatgaAGAAATGAAAACACATATGAAgtctttttattttaatactaattatttaaatgcTACACGTGCTACATATTTAGCTCATcaacattattataataacatgacaagtaataataaaacgCAATGTTATGAAAAGAAAGATATAAAGAGATAGATGTCACACGGGGggataataaaatgaaaactatatattttataatattcacCCTAGATccataaaataaaataaaataaaataaaaaggaataaTCGAATCTGTGTTATttgaacatatatatatacatatatatatgtatatatttatttatttatatttttttttttttttttttttttttttttttccatatttgtcttgtaaaaaaaaaagtaaaagCNNNNNNNNNNNNNNNNNNNNNNNNNNNNNNNNNNNNNNNNNNNNNNNNNNNNNNNNNNNNNNNNNNNNNNNNNNNNNNNNNNNNNNNNNNNNNNNNNNNNAAcatagaaaaaaaaaagaaaataaaaatgaaaatataaaaaaaaataaaaataaataaatatttatatattgtaaatatttattctatgtgtgtataattataattttactaatatttataggaaaaaaaaaaaaaaaaaatatatatatatatatatatatatatatatatatatatatatatatatatatacattttatatatattatatttatttaataattctcTTAATTAATCTCTTTATttaatgtaaaaaaaaaaaaaaaaaaaaaaatgtcATCTTGTCATTTcttaaaaatgaaaatatattcatatacatttatataaaagatgTAGGAATATCTCTTctacaatatattttattttattacaaaataataaatacttttaaaattttaaagaGCGAATTTTTCTCctcattatatatatatatatatgtatatatgtatgtatgtattgttttaaataaataaaaattgcagtataataaatatatattatcattataaacatattgTTTTGTcaacataaaaataaaacaatatatatatatatatatatatattatattttcatcactggaatgaaaaaaaatatattattcatcATATAAACTTGTGAGCACATGtgtaaaaaatgaaaataatttatattatttttataacatttgtatttattatttatgtatatggaaaattaaatatagatatttttaaaaatcttgttaatattgatatagaatatataaatttttataaaaatgatataagaaaaaaatatatgagAAATGGAAATagtttaatatatgaacatgtaagtaaatatattaatttaaaaaataattatgtagaagttattataaaaggggaattaaaaaatgtgCAAGATACCTTGGCAGAAagttttctttttttattgcCTTATCACGAGGCCTACCAGGTATGTATTGAAGGGGTCATACCTAATAATGagatgatataaaaatatataaatatataaaaatataaaaatatataaatatataaatatataaaaatatataaatatattatttatttatttatttatttattttttatttattttttattttttattttagGCAACCAACCTACATGTTGTTGAtgaaaaaggaaatattcttcaacataatattttaaaagatacAAAAGATGtagaagatataaatatagattCATTTAATCATGATGTGGACATATcaaattttaatataaaagtttatgaaatattattgaatacaaaattaaaattagAAGAACATGTTGTTATTGAATTATCATATACACTAGGTCAGCCTTATCATCCATATCCATtagatataaatttaatggaaaaacaaaatgttttattttatttatcttCAAAAATTTTGTTACCATATCAAgttgaaaaatatgaacagatagatataaaattatgtGACAATTGTGATATTGTTAATTTAGATGATGCatgttttttaaaagatttaaaaaaaataaatgataaaaattatattattaaatatcAACATAATATAGAACCATTTAATTTAGGAGATAAAatcttattatattttgtatgtgattataatttaggttattttgaaaaagtaataaaaaatattaacatatCTTCTTTAggttatatatatgaaaaggaagaatactttttaaaaaataatgcagcaaaaataaataaatttgaTAGATATGTCTTAAGTGACTATGAAAGTAAATACACCTCATCTGCAGGAGCTACCACAGGCGATATAAACGGTGCTACTAATATGGgatttataaatatagagaacaaaaatgatacctttaataatatttcaaatacaaatatttcaaatataaatatgcCAACCGACAAGACACACAACCAAAATAGTATCATCTATTCTCTTGAATctaaaataaattataatatttatgactacaattattttgatgatctaggaaaaatatatttaattagaggagaagaaatatatgatgatgagaaaaaaaaaaatattctaaAATTCGATGTAAAACCTAGATATCCTTTATTAGGTGGTTGGAAATTTCATTTCTTCAATAcattttatcattattctaacttatataaaatgaaaaataaaagaaatgCATATGCATATAAAGTAGATATTTCTCCTACTATTAAAAGTTTTTATATCAAacaattaaatataaatatatctttacCATCTTATTCTcatgatatttttataaataaagataatcTTAAAAATAATCTACATATACAAactacaaaaaaaaaagaatgGATCGATTTCTTTTCTGAAAGAAATGTTCTTGAATTACAAATACATAAATTCTTTCNNNNNNNNNNNNNNNNNNNNNNNNNNNNNNNNNNNNNNNNNNNNNNNNNNNNNNNNNNNNNNNNNNNNNNNNNNNNNNNNNNNNNNNNNNNNNNNNNNNNNNNNNNNNNNNNNNNNNNNNNNNNNNNNNNNNNNNNNNNNNNNNNNNNNNNNNNNNNNNNNNNNNNNNNNNNNNNNNNNNNNNNNNNNNNNNNNNNNNNNNNNNNNNNNNNNNNNNNNNNNNNNNNNNNNNNNNNNNNNNNNNNNNNNNNNNNNNNNNNNNNNNNNNNNNNNNNNNNNNNNNNNNNNNNNNNNNNNNNNNNNNNNNNNNNNNNNNNNNNNNNNNNNNNNNNNNNNNNNNNNNNNNNNNNNNNNNNNNNNNNNNNNNNNNNNNNNNNNNNNNNNNNNNNNNNNNNNNNNNNNNNNNNNNNNNNNNNNNNNNNNNNNNNNNNNNNNNNNNNNNNNNNNNNNNNNNNNNNNNNNNtttttttttttttttcttatgatatttatcatttacAGTTTTAATACAGTTAATGAAAACGaaatagaaaaagaaaaaatcCAACAACAGCTTTTTCATGAGAAGTCTAAGGAgttatatgaaaatttgTCGTATATATCTGGTATGTTCTTAAgcatataaatatataccttaatatatgtattttgttatatataaccTTTTGTGTATTCattattcattattttatattttatattttatatttcatatttcatattttatatatttttttttttttatgtttagATAAGCTCATCCAATCAGTTAATTGTCTCAATggaaaagaaaaaaaagaaaactCTGAAATTTTAACACAACTAGAAGAAAAATGGACATAtgattttattatttatacaaaagaattttatagattatttgaatattctgataaaaaatatgaactACAAGAATATGTTGATAAGTGTTTTAATTACCACGCGGTGGTCAAGCAATTTTTTGAAGCACAAAAAAGTAACAACTTGGTAAGTTAAAAGGTGCAcaatatgtaaataaatgaatatataaataaataaataaataaataaataaataaataaatatatatatatatatatgtatactttttatttattattattttttttttttttttttatgtagAATGTTAACCTCAACGAAATTGCTAAAGCTGAAAAAGATTTGttacttttattaaaatataattaaaaaaataaaacttatttattatgtatatgtatatatatatatatatatatatatatcccTTACATTTTGTgtatatacacatatatatatatatatatatatatatttatttatatttttattatatactCCGTTATGttgtatacatatattttatattacacctataatttttatttcatcatttaacatatagttttattttttttattttattttattatttattttttttttttttttctatttaaagattcataataaaaacatataaataacctacaaaatatatttacttgtttattatattccagaaattttatatgtaattaaaaaaaaaaaaaaaaaaaaaaatgcCTTATTTCTCCATATTCTTaaacattttaattttttgtgtttttgtttatatatgtCCTATTCATacattaaatattttaaaaaatgaagaaaatgaaaaggGATCTTTAAATATCCCTGTAAGGAAAGaaaacaattttttttttcacgagataaaattagaaaatagatttaaaaataatatgaaaggatatatacaaaatgttcagaattttcattatcttatggaaaaaaataagCCAAATGTGTTATCATATATCCAAGAagatttattaaattttcataataGTCAGTTCATTGCTGATATAGGGGTAGGTAATCCACCTCAAGTATTTAAGGTCGTTTTTGATACAGGCTCGAGTAATCTGGCAATTCCATCAACGAAATGTATCAAgtaagaaatataaaaatatagaagaatgaaaaaaaaaaaaacacatatatataatatatatatatatatatatatttatatatttattattttgatcAGGGGAGGTTGTGTTTCccataaaaaatttaatcCTAACAAATCCAGGACATTCATcaaaaatttaaaaagtaaaaaatgaaataataatctttaatatatatataatatatatagtaaatatttatgtttattatttattttgttatagACAATCAAGAATCGGTTTACACATACATTCAAGTAAGTTTTTcaagaaataaaaaataaataaataaatatatatatatatatatatataatcacAAACAAACgtgaaaaaatatttccACTTACTGTGTTTTTTATGGATGCAcatgtttatttattatccTTTATGTAAATTATTTGGCTGGCATATTAGTATGGCACAGGAACAAGcagtaataaaaaatatatatatatatatatatatatatatatttaataacgtgtatatttatatgtataaatatatggaGCATATATACTTGTAATcattaaaagaaaaaaatatttttattttttatatcaaGTCCTTGAACAAACATATGATGACGTCTATTTAAAGGGGTTgtatgtaataaaaatgagtcacaaatttataatttttatattcatgtattaaatgattacataaaaagacataatatatataaattaatatgtattacatatattcatatatatctttaaaCAAATGGAcgttttaattttattttcagaaaaattaaacatCAATGTATAGGATTAGCCATAGAAGgtacatataaatacagaataaatatttctttcatcatatattaaaattaaaaagattaatttttgtttttttttttttaaagaatcGCTACATCCCTTTTCGGATTTACCCTTTGATGGAATTGTTGGACTAGGGTTCTCCGATCGTCAgtttattaaatatatatatttaatgccttcttcatttatatagatataaaaaaatatattaaactttcacatatatatataatatatatagcTGATTTTAAATctcaaaataaatatgcCTCCCCATTAATTGAAACCATCAAAAAACAAGTAACatgattaaaaaaaataaaaaacacaaaaggatataaatattggaaatttttatattcacAAATGTTAGAATCTTTTGAAgagaaatattttttccttttacgttccaaaaaaattagaaaagtataaaaaagaaagataaaacatatgtataaatatatatatatatatatatatatatatatatatatatatatgtgaatgcatatttttttatgtagCTAGCCAATTTAGCTATAagatttatttatttattttttttttttttttatgaacaGGTCAGGTGCAATTACCTTTGGAAAGGCGAATAAGAAATATTCGGTGGAAGGAAAATCAATTGAATGGTTTCCTGTTATATCTTTATGTAGGActaaagaaaaaaaagtgtTCTAATACTTATAAGAATTTTTAAtgatatgaaaaaatatatatatatatatatatatttttatatatatttattaaattattctGAAAAGATTATTGGGAAATAAATCTTCTAGACATACAACTATCTCAcaaaaatttatttctttGCGAAAACAAAAAGTGTAGAGCTGCAATTGATACAGGATCTAGTTTAGTAATgattcatatttatttatttatttatttatttttttttttttaagttatctctttaaaaaatatataacatttattttattttattttaattttttttttttttaagataACTGGACCTTCTACTTTCATTCAACCGTTATTAGAAAAGATCAATTTAGAAAAGGACTGTTCAAATAAGGAAAATCTGCCTActatttcatttattttaaaaaatgtcGAAGGGAAGAAGATTACCCTTGATTTTAAGCCGGAAGATTATATAATAGAAGAAGTGGACACTGTAAGCAAACCCAAATGAGATAATTACAATgtgtaaaaataaatatgtgaatttgaacatatatatatatataatttatcacttatatattttttatttttataattgtctttatttttcataGGAGGATAATACAATAGAATGTATGTTTGCTAAAATAGTACCttttacataaatattataatatatatatatatatctacatatacatattttattttttttggtaaGGCGTCATAGGAATAATGCCTCTCGACGTTCCACCGCCCCGAGGACcaattttcatttttggtatttaatgaaaaaaaaaaaaaaatacataaataaatatattatgaacaatatttatatttgttttattattttgtaacATTTTCAatgatacatatatatatatatatatatatatatatatataatatattttttaccaggtaattcttttataagaaaatattataccATTTTTGATAATGATCATAAACTCATAGGTCTAATTGAAGCTAATCATaacttttaaaaaaaaaaaataaaaaaaatacagGATAATTGTAAtacatatgaatatattcataatattttttattttattttattttattttatttatttatttatttatttttttttttttttttttttttttttgatttgGATGAAAACTTAAcatacaatatatttatatatatataatatttaacacatgaattatttaatttatttttttaagggtattttttttttttttttctttctttttaaaataacCTTATGCTTATTATTCCAAATgcaaaaaaataaaatatttttcttcttcatattctcaacaacataataatatatatatataaatatatttatatatatattttaatatacatgtaataatttattcttttatgTACTACATCTTATCATgtatttttcaaaaaaaaaaaaaaaaaaaggaaaagtTGAGTGTACATtagtaaaaataaataaggtgtatatatatatacatatatatatatata containing:
- a CDS encoding plasmepsin VI, with the translated sequence MPYFSIFLNILIFCVFVYICPIHTLNILKNEENEKGSLNIPVRKENNFFFHEIKLENRFKNNMKGYIQNVQNFHYLMEKNKPNVLSYIQEDLLNFHNSQFIADIGVGNPPQVFKVVFDTGSSNLAIPSTKCIKGGCVSHKKFNPNKSRTFIKNLKNNQESVYTYIQYGTGTSILEQTYDDVYLKGLKIKHQCIGLAIEESLHPFSDLPFDGIVGLGFSDPDFKSQNKYASPLIETIKKQNLLKRNIFSFYVPKKLEKSGAITFGKANKKYSVEGKSIEWFPVISLYYWEINLLDIQLSHKNLFLCENKKCRAAIDTGSSLITGPSTFIQPLLEKINLEKDCSNKENLPTISFILKNVEGKKITLDFKPEDYIIEEVDTEDNTIECVIGIMPLDVPPPRGPIFIFGNSFIRKYYTIFDNDHKLIGLIEANHNF